In a single window of the Rhodothermales bacterium genome:
- a CDS encoding NAD-dependent succinate-semialdehyde dehydrogenase produces the protein MSTSATSVNPATGETLATYPYHSETETESILQRAADTFPRHRAASFAERARMMNRVADLLDERKQSLGELMTREMGKPLAQAVAEAQKCAWVCRYYAEHAEAQLADEPVETEATKSVIAYQPLGLILAVMPWNFPLWQAFRFAAPNVMAGNVGILKHASNVQSCAHAMEDLFREAGFGAGVFQNLLVPHDRFEDVIADARVRGVTLTGSEAAGRAIAAAAGQHLKPTVLELGGSDPFLVLADADLDRAVEIGVNARVQNNGQSCIAAKRFIVEASVAEAFTERFVRAFESLAVGNPMDDGTDVGPMAREDLRDEVHDQVERAVADGAEILTGGKKLDRAGFYYAPTVLGNVQRGTVAFEEEIFGPVASVIVAADLDEAVDLANDTHFGLGGAVFTEVRAKGEAVARRLECGCAFVNQLVKSHPHLPFGGVKDSGYGRELSGLGIREFVNAKTLWVE, from the coding sequence ATGTCCACCTCCGCGACCAGCGTCAATCCCGCCACCGGCGAGACGCTCGCCACCTACCCCTACCACTCCGAAACGGAGACCGAATCCATTCTCCAGCGCGCCGCTGACACGTTCCCCCGCCATCGCGCCGCGTCGTTCGCCGAGCGCGCCCGGATGATGAACCGCGTCGCCGACCTGCTCGATGAGCGGAAGCAGTCGTTGGGCGAACTGATGACGCGGGAGATGGGGAAGCCGCTCGCGCAGGCTGTCGCCGAGGCGCAGAAGTGCGCGTGGGTCTGCCGCTACTACGCCGAGCACGCCGAGGCCCAACTCGCCGACGAACCCGTGGAGACGGAGGCGACGAAGAGCGTGATCGCGTATCAGCCACTCGGGCTGATCCTCGCGGTGATGCCGTGGAATTTCCCGCTGTGGCAGGCCTTCCGCTTCGCCGCGCCGAACGTGATGGCGGGCAACGTCGGCATCCTCAAGCACGCCTCGAACGTGCAGAGCTGCGCGCACGCGATGGAAGACCTCTTCCGCGAGGCTGGCTTCGGCGCGGGCGTCTTCCAGAACCTCCTCGTTCCGCACGACCGGTTCGAGGACGTGATCGCCGACGCTCGCGTGCGCGGCGTGACGCTGACGGGCAGCGAAGCGGCCGGCCGCGCGATCGCCGCCGCCGCCGGGCAGCACCTCAAGCCGACCGTGCTCGAACTCGGCGGCTCCGACCCGTTCCTCGTCCTCGCCGACGCCGACCTCGACCGCGCCGTCGAGATTGGGGTGAACGCCCGCGTGCAGAACAACGGGCAGTCGTGCATCGCCGCCAAGCGGTTCATCGTCGAGGCGTCCGTCGCCGAGGCCTTCACCGAGCGGTTCGTCCGCGCCTTCGAGAGCCTCGCCGTCGGCAACCCGATGGACGACGGCACCGATGTCGGGCCGATGGCACGGGAGGACCTCCGCGACGAGGTCCACGATCAGGTCGAGCGCGCCGTGGCGGACGGTGCCGAGATCCTCACCGGCGGCAAGAAGCTGGACCGGGCTGGCTTCTACTACGCCCCGACCGTGCTCGGGAACGTGCAGCGCGGGACCGTCGCGTTCGAGGAAGAAATCTTCGGGCCCGTCGCCTCCGTCATCGTCGCCGCCGATCTCGACGAGGCCGTGGACCTCGCGAATGACACCCACTTCGGACTCGGCGGGGCCGTCTTCACCGAGGTCCGGGCGAAGGGCGAGGCCGTCGCCCGGCGGCTGGAGTGCGGCTGCGCGTTCGTCAACCAGCTCGTGAAGAGCCACCCGCACCTCCCGTTCGGCGGGGTGAAAGACAGCGGGTACGGGCGCGAGCTATCCGGCCTCGGCATCCGCGAGTTCGTCAACGCAAAAACGCTCTGGGTCGAGTAG
- a CDS encoding HAMP domain-containing sensor histidine kinase, whose translation MAKAGATDLLHTAPCGFLAVADDGRILYANVTLLGLVEADALSGQHVDAILTPGARIFYQTHVFPLLKLRNRVEEVYLSLRTRSGDDVPVLLNAVRGIRDGHPVNDAVVVPMRRRNQFESELLQAKHVAEEANRARARFLSILSHDLRAPLSAINMAATILQSGAVGPVNEIQSHDLRRIEDASSYVLRLVTDLLNFARMEAGRIDVRLRPIALSDVLDRTLGVVEPLASGAGLTYDADLHDPACEILADPERLQQVLLNLLTNAVKFTDGGGRITLASERVGSTVRLHVRDTGHGIPPDAIDRIFDPFVQLDRPDASGPREGAGLGLAISRELTHAMKGELTVASVLGAGTSFTVALPLVSPEG comes from the coding sequence ATGGCTAAAGCAGGCGCTACCGACCTCCTCCACACGGCGCCGTGCGGCTTCCTCGCCGTCGCCGACGACGGCAGGATCCTCTACGCGAACGTGACCCTCCTCGGGCTCGTCGAGGCCGATGCCCTGTCGGGGCAGCACGTCGATGCGATCCTGACCCCCGGGGCTCGCATCTTCTACCAGACCCACGTCTTCCCCCTCCTCAAGCTGCGCAACCGGGTGGAGGAGGTCTACCTCTCGCTGCGCACCCGCTCCGGCGACGACGTGCCCGTCCTCCTCAACGCCGTCCGCGGTATACGCGACGGGCACCCCGTCAACGACGCCGTCGTGGTCCCGATGCGGCGGCGCAACCAGTTCGAGTCCGAGCTCCTGCAGGCGAAGCACGTCGCCGAGGAGGCCAACCGGGCGCGGGCGCGGTTCCTCTCGATCCTCTCGCACGACCTCCGCGCCCCGCTCAGCGCCATCAACATGGCAGCGACGATCCTTCAAAGCGGGGCCGTCGGGCCCGTCAACGAGATCCAATCTCACGATCTCCGGCGCATCGAAGACGCGAGCAGCTACGTGCTGCGGCTGGTCACGGACTTGCTCAACTTCGCCCGGATGGAAGCGGGCCGTATCGACGTCCGCCTCCGCCCTATCGCCCTGTCCGACGTGCTGGACCGCACGCTCGGCGTGGTGGAGCCCCTCGCATCGGGTGCCGGGCTCACGTACGACGCGGACCTCCACGACCCGGCGTGCGAGATCCTCGCCGATCCCGAACGGCTCCAGCAGGTGCTCCTCAACCTCCTGACGAACGCCGTAAAGTTCACCGACGGGGGGGGCCGCATCACGCTGGCGTCCGAGCGCGTCGGCTCCACCGTCCGCCTGCACGTCCGCGATACCGGGCACGGGATCCCCCCGGACGCGATCGACCGCATTTTCGACCCCTTCGTGCAGCTCGACCGCCCCGACGCGAGCGGGCCGCGCGAGGGCGCCGGGCTCGGGCTCGCCATCAGCCGCGAACTCACGCACGCCATGAAGGGCGAGCTCACCGTGGCGAGCGTATTGGGCGCAGGGACCTCGTTCACGGTGGCCCTCCCCCTGGTCTCACCCGAAGGATGA
- a CDS encoding PIG-L family deacetylase translates to MTILYIFPHPDDESFGPAPAIARQVREGHDVHLLTLTKGGATKVRHDLGLSVDEMGARREEEMECVADVLGIELTVLDFPDGGLAGLDPRDLEHIIERKIEAVLPDVVVTYAHHGISGHPDHLVTHAVVKRAYCAVCDELAGRSPRRLAFFTLVEGEIEDAPMKLRGVPRADLGAVVPFTDADREQAETALACYETYADVIEKHRPLRQVADGVPFVLFQEEHDAPLDSLTADLHDEG, encoded by the coding sequence ATGACGATTCTCTACATCTTCCCCCATCCCGACGACGAGTCCTTCGGACCCGCGCCTGCCATCGCCCGGCAGGTCCGCGAGGGGCACGACGTCCACCTCCTCACGCTGACGAAAGGGGGCGCGACGAAGGTCCGGCACGACCTCGGCCTTTCGGTGGACGAAATGGGCGCGCGGCGGGAGGAGGAGATGGAATGCGTCGCCGACGTGCTCGGCATCGAGCTCACCGTCCTCGACTTCCCCGACGGCGGCCTCGCCGGGCTTGACCCGCGCGACCTCGAACACATCATCGAGCGGAAGATCGAGGCCGTGCTGCCCGACGTCGTGGTGACGTACGCGCATCACGGCATCAGCGGGCACCCGGACCACCTCGTGACGCACGCCGTCGTGAAGCGGGCGTACTGCGCGGTGTGCGACGAACTCGCCGGGCGGAGCCCGCGCCGGCTCGCGTTCTTCACGCTCGTCGAAGGCGAGATCGAGGACGCCCCGATGAAGCTGCGCGGCGTACCGCGCGCCGACCTCGGCGCCGTCGTGCCGTTCACCGACGCCGACCGCGAGCAGGCCGAAACCGCGCTCGCCTGCTACGAGACCTACGCCGACGTGATTGAGAAGCATCGGCCGCTACGACAGGTCGCTGACGGCGTGCCCTTCGTGCTATTTCAGGAGGAGCACGACGCCCCGCTCGACAGCCTCACCGCCGACCTCCATGACGAGGGCTGA
- the rnc gene encoding ribonuclease III, with product MALPEPTPTDTSERGILLRLRTIIAAVRARLRALQHRVVRSGRPAPPPDIAQEVMDAVTAARQAQIEAFVGRPIGDLALYDRALRHRSVLRGQPNSHLQSNERLEFLGDAVLGVVIAERLYVDFADRDEGFLTRTRAKLVNGPILARYADALGLGPLLLLSPNMAQGEGRQNPTVLADAFEAILGALYLDLGFDAARSFVFDLIDEHLDLDEIAEQRNNFKSLLLEYVQARGQPQPAYHVVAEEGPSHEREFTIEVRVEKRRLGSGHARSKKQAEQQAACEALDRLREEEREAADAAKQ from the coding sequence GTGGCACTACCCGAACCAACTCCAACTGACACGAGCGAGCGGGGCATCTTGCTCCGCCTCCGCACCATCATCGCCGCCGTGCGTGCTCGGCTCCGCGCGCTCCAGCACCGTGTCGTCCGCTCGGGCCGCCCCGCGCCGCCGCCCGACATAGCGCAGGAAGTCATGGACGCCGTGACCGCCGCGCGGCAGGCGCAGATCGAGGCGTTCGTCGGCAGGCCCATCGGCGACCTCGCGCTCTACGACCGCGCGCTCCGGCACCGCTCCGTCCTGCGCGGGCAGCCCAACAGCCACCTCCAGAGCAACGAGCGGCTAGAGTTCCTCGGCGACGCCGTGCTCGGCGTCGTCATCGCCGAGCGGCTCTACGTCGACTTCGCCGACCGCGACGAGGGCTTCCTCACGCGGACGCGCGCCAAGCTCGTCAACGGGCCCATCCTCGCCCGCTACGCCGACGCGCTCGGCCTCGGCCCGCTCCTCCTCCTCAGCCCGAACATGGCGCAGGGCGAGGGCCGGCAGAACCCTACGGTCCTCGCCGACGCCTTCGAAGCCATCCTCGGGGCGCTCTACCTCGACCTCGGCTTCGACGCCGCCCGCTCCTTCGTCTTCGACCTCATCGACGAGCACCTCGACCTCGACGAGATCGCCGAGCAGCGGAACAACTTCAAGAGCCTGCTGCTGGAGTACGTGCAGGCGCGGGGGCAGCCGCAGCCCGCTTACCACGTCGTCGCCGAGGAAGGGCCGAGCCACGAGCGCGAGTTCACGATCGAGGTCCGCGTCGAGAAGCGGAGGCTCGGATCGGGCCACGCGCGGTCGAAGAAACAGGCCGAGCAGCAGGCCGCCTGCGAGGCGCTCGACCGCCTCCGAGAAGAAGAGCGAGAGGCCGCCGACGCGGCGAAACAATAG
- a CDS encoding MBL fold metallo-hydrolase, whose protein sequence is MKLTFWGAARTVTGSMHLVELDSGEKLLLDCGLFQGRRAEAKEINGTFPAEAREIDAVLLSHAHIDHSGMLPGLYKAGFRGRIFATHATYDLCALMLMDSAHIQESDAAFFNKRFRKKGEPAVQPLYTKDDAEGVLNLFVGVGYRAPFEPVPGCEVEYRDAGHILGSATMTLTVTEGSRQKRLGFTGDVGNPGRPILRDPQPMLDCDWLITESTYGGKTHEPAGKAKDALADVVSRTAARGGKVIIPAFAVGRTQELVYALDQLWNEERIPRIPVFVDSPLAVNVTGVFQTHPECYDRKLLDYILTDPDPFGFERLEYVRDVQRSKALNGMRVPMVIISASGMAEHGRILHHLRNNVEDPRSTVMIVGYQAEHTLGKRIVERREEVKIFGQPHRLKAEVAVLNYFSAHADEPGLLDFLGAQSRDRLQTVFLVHGDPERQEKLKSAMAPSFGDVVIPARGESVTL, encoded by the coding sequence ATGAAGCTCACCTTCTGGGGCGCCGCCCGCACCGTCACCGGCTCCATGCACCTCGTCGAGCTCGACAGTGGGGAGAAGCTGCTCCTCGACTGCGGGCTGTTCCAGGGCCGTCGTGCGGAGGCCAAAGAGATCAACGGCACCTTCCCCGCCGAGGCCCGGGAGATCGACGCCGTCCTCCTCTCCCACGCCCACATCGACCACTCGGGGATGCTGCCGGGACTCTACAAAGCCGGCTTCCGGGGGCGCATCTTCGCCACGCACGCGACCTACGACCTCTGCGCGCTGATGCTGATGGACAGCGCGCACATCCAGGAGAGCGACGCCGCCTTCTTCAACAAGCGGTTCCGCAAAAAGGGCGAGCCCGCCGTGCAGCCGCTCTACACGAAAGACGACGCCGAGGGCGTGTTGAACCTCTTCGTCGGCGTCGGCTACCGCGCGCCGTTCGAGCCCGTCCCCGGCTGCGAGGTCGAGTACCGCGACGCCGGCCACATCCTCGGCTCGGCGACGATGACGCTCACCGTCACCGAGGGCAGTCGGCAGAAACGGCTCGGCTTCACCGGCGACGTCGGCAACCCCGGCCGCCCGATCCTCCGCGATCCGCAGCCGATGCTCGACTGCGACTGGCTGATCACGGAGTCGACGTACGGTGGAAAGACGCACGAGCCAGCGGGCAAGGCGAAGGACGCCCTGGCCGACGTCGTCAGCCGGACGGCGGCGCGTGGCGGCAAGGTCATCATCCCCGCCTTCGCCGTCGGCCGGACGCAGGAGCTCGTCTACGCCCTCGACCAGTTGTGGAACGAGGAGCGGATTCCGCGCATCCCTGTCTTCGTCGATAGCCCGCTCGCGGTTAACGTCACCGGCGTCTTCCAAACGCATCCCGAGTGCTACGACCGCAAGCTCCTCGACTACATCCTGACCGACCCCGACCCGTTCGGCTTCGAGCGGCTCGAATACGTCCGCGACGTCCAGCGCTCGAAGGCGCTCAACGGCATGCGCGTCCCGATGGTCATCATCTCGGCGAGCGGGATGGCCGAGCACGGGCGCATCCTCCACCACCTCCGCAACAACGTCGAAGACCCGCGCAGCACGGTGATGATCGTCGGCTATCAAGCCGAGCACACACTCGGCAAGCGGATCGTCGAACGGCGGGAGGAGGTCAAGATCTTCGGCCAGCCGCACCGGCTCAAGGCCGAGGTCGCCGTGCTCAACTACTTCTCCGCGCACGCCGACGAGCCCGGCCTCCTCGACTTCCTCGGCGCCCAGAGCCGCGACCGGCTCCAGACCGTCTTCCTCGTCCACGGCGACCCCGAGCGGCAGGAGAAGCTCAAATCTGCAATGGCTCCGAGCTTCGGCGATGTCGTGATCCCGGCGCGCGGTGAGTCGGTGACGTTGTAA
- a CDS encoding TonB-dependent receptor, producing the protein MRLLALLFLSLLATPLVAAQRADSVPADTTLPAVSVVATRAETAVALAPARVTVLDAEAVEAVGASSVADLLDARSAVFVRRYGAGGLASLSLRGTGASQTLVLLDGHRIADPQLGQLDVGLLPTVLLERVEILHGAGSALYGTDGVGGVIDLRTARPGRDRLTLASMAGAWGERSFSGLAAGTRGAVSALVAAETQTSEGDFTFFDPNAGLDGATARRDGADRVLHSVYARVELAPDGPTRGQVGAWVGAAERGLPGSVGSASQDERQWDRHLRVWGDVASRLGPVALRAGGLVQRASLRYRNAALGLDDTGRTWLGSGEIEARALVHPAWVVAGGVTGGVGTASHPNLRDDARETRLGAFVHATGDLGRILLYPALRADVYLRSGGAERMLAALSPRLGVNAQPVAAWPLWLKASAGLAFRAPTFNDRFWQPGGDPDLRPERGWTADLGAAVERGGASAEVSVFASRLRDQIVWQPAAGGFYAPKNLSRTRTLGLEASARRAGVRLGRTVLGGGLIYTLTDARDRSRPGSTTWGHQLRYVPRHQFKLHADAALALGSATKLRLDAGGRFTSARPVRSDGSLDLPATFTLDGQIRLHHRFPQFAAALALAVENALDAEIEVVRGYPMPPRHARLRLHLSF; encoded by the coding sequence GTGCGCCTCCTCGCTCTCCTTTTTCTAAGCCTGCTCGCCACCCCGCTCGTCGCGGCGCAGCGTGCGGACTCCGTCCCGGCAGACACCACGCTGCCCGCCGTCAGTGTCGTCGCGACGCGGGCGGAGACGGCAGTAGCGCTCGCCCCGGCGCGCGTCACCGTGCTCGACGCGGAGGCGGTGGAAGCGGTCGGGGCCTCGTCCGTGGCGGACCTGCTTGACGCACGCTCGGCCGTCTTCGTCCGGCGCTACGGGGCGGGCGGCCTGGCCAGCCTCTCCCTCCGCGGCACGGGTGCGAGCCAGACGCTCGTCCTCCTCGACGGCCACCGCATCGCGGATCCGCAGCTCGGCCAACTCGATGTGGGGCTGCTGCCGACGGTGCTGCTGGAGCGCGTCGAGATCCTCCACGGCGCGGGCTCGGCGCTCTACGGGACGGATGGTGTCGGCGGCGTGATCGACCTCCGCACGGCGCGGCCCGGCCGGGACCGGCTGACGCTCGCGAGCATGGCCGGGGCGTGGGGCGAGCGGTCGTTCAGCGGCCTCGCCGCCGGGACGCGCGGGGCGGTCTCCGCCCTCGTCGCTGCTGAAACGCAGACATCCGAGGGCGACTTCACCTTCTTCGATCCGAACGCCGGGCTCGACGGGGCAACGGCTCGCCGCGATGGCGCGGACCGCGTGCTCCACTCCGTCTACGCTCGTGTCGAACTCGCGCCGGACGGCCCGACGCGGGGGCAGGTCGGGGCGTGGGTGGGCGCTGCCGAGCGCGGGCTGCCCGGCAGCGTCGGCAGCGCGTCGCAGGACGAGCGGCAGTGGGACCGGCACCTCCGCGTGTGGGGCGACGTGGCCTCGCGGCTCGGCCCCGTCGCGCTCCGAGCGGGCGGCCTCGTGCAGCGCGCGTCGCTCCGCTACCGTAACGCCGCACTCGGGCTCGACGACACGGGGCGAACGTGGCTCGGCTCGGGCGAGATCGAGGCGCGGGCGCTCGTGCATCCGGCGTGGGTCGTCGCGGGCGGGGTGACGGGCGGCGTCGGGACGGCGTCGCACCCGAACCTGCGCGACGACGCGCGCGAGACGCGGCTCGGGGCGTTCGTCCACGCGACGGGCGATCTCGGGCGCATCCTCCTTTACCCAGCGCTCCGCGCCGACGTCTACCTCCGCTCCGGCGGGGCCGAGCGGATGCTCGCTGCCCTCAGCCCGCGCCTCGGCGTGAACGCACAACCCGTCGCCGCGTGGCCGCTGTGGCTCAAGGCGAGCGCCGGTCTCGCCTTCCGCGCCCCCACCTTCAACGACCGCTTCTGGCAGCCCGGCGGCGACCCCGACCTCCGCCCCGAACGCGGATGGACCGCCGACCTCGGCGCGGCTGTCGAGCGCGGCGGAGCGAGCGCTGAAGTGAGCGTCTTCGCGTCGCGGCTCCGCGATCAGATCGTGTGGCAGCCAGCGGCGGGTGGTTTTTACGCGCCCAAAAATCTCAGCCGGACGCGCACGCTCGGGCTCGAAGCCTCGGCCCGGCGGGCGGGCGTTCGGCTCGGCCGCACGGTGCTCGGCGGCGGGCTGATCTACACGCTCACCGACGCCCGCGACCGCTCGCGGCCGGGCTCGACGACGTGGGGCCACCAGCTCCGCTACGTCCCGCGGCATCAATTCAAGCTCCACGCCGATGCCGCGCTCGCGCTCGGCTCGGCGACCAAGCTCCGGCTCGATGCCGGTGGGCGGTTCACGAGTGCCCGTCCCGTCCGCTCCGACGGCAGCCTCGACCTGCCCGCCACGTTCACGCTCGACGGCCAGATCCGCCTCCACCACCGCTTCCCGCAGTTCGCCGCCGCGCTCGCGCTCGCCGTTGAGAACGCGCTCGACGCCGAGATCGAAGTCGTGCGCGGCTACCCGATGCCGCCACGCCACGCCCGCCTCCGCCTCCACCTCTCCTTCTAA
- a CDS encoding alpha/beta hydrolase, giving the protein MTADLSRERIIARNHVTVSGRGAQPILFAHGFGCDQTMWRFVAPAFEDDYRVVLFDYVGAGRSDLKAYDAHRYSHLEGYARDVLDICEALDLRDVIFVGHSVSSMIGVLAARKAPERFARLILVGPSPHYLNDGDYLGGFERADLEGLFDLMDKNYIGWANFLAPVVMKNDERPELTEELQESFCSTDPVIARRFAEATFFADNRADLPGVTVPSLVLQCTDDAIAPDAVGTYVHHHIPGSAFHHLAATGHCPHMSHPDETTEAIQAYLSSSPAAA; this is encoded by the coding sequence ATGACAGCCGACCTCTCCCGGGAGCGCATCATCGCGCGCAACCACGTGACTGTCAGCGGGCGAGGCGCACAGCCCATCCTGTTCGCCCATGGGTTCGGGTGCGACCAGACCATGTGGCGCTTCGTAGCGCCGGCGTTCGAAGACGACTATCGCGTCGTCCTCTTCGACTACGTCGGCGCGGGCCGCTCCGACCTCAAGGCCTACGATGCCCATCGCTACAGCCATCTCGAGGGGTACGCCCGGGACGTCCTCGACATCTGCGAGGCCCTCGACCTGCGGGACGTCATCTTCGTCGGGCACTCGGTGAGCAGCATGATCGGGGTGCTCGCCGCGCGCAAGGCCCCGGAGCGGTTCGCCCGCCTCATCCTCGTCGGCCCCTCGCCGCACTACCTCAACGACGGGGACTACCTGGGCGGCTTCGAGCGGGCCGATCTGGAGGGGCTCTTCGACCTCATGGACAAGAACTACATCGGCTGGGCGAACTTCCTCGCACCTGTCGTGATGAAAAACGACGAGCGGCCCGAACTGACGGAGGAGCTTCAAGAGAGTTTCTGCTCGACCGACCCCGTGATCGCGCGGCGCTTCGCCGAAGCCACGTTCTTCGCCGACAACCGGGCCGACCTCCCCGGCGTGACCGTGCCCTCCCTCGTCCTCCAGTGCACCGACGATGCGATCGCGCCTGACGCGGTGGGCACGTACGTCCACCACCACATCCCCGGCAGCGCGTTCCACCACCTCGCTGCGACGGGCCACTGCCCCCACATGAGCCATCCGGACGAGACGACCGAGGCCATCCAGGCCTACCTCTCGTCGTCGCCCGCCGCCGCGTAA
- a CDS encoding (2Fe-2S)-binding protein gives MAVHIDRCYCFGVTFAELKTVADATGSETVTELQEHAAFGENCKLCHPYVRRMLRTGRAVFHEIVTAADEPG, from the coding sequence ATGGCCGTCCACATCGACCGGTGCTACTGCTTCGGCGTGACGTTCGCCGAACTCAAGACCGTCGCCGACGCAACGGGCTCGGAGACCGTCACGGAGCTGCAGGAGCACGCGGCGTTCGGGGAGAACTGCAAGCTCTGCCACCCCTACGTCCGGCGGATGCTGCGGACCGGCCGAGCCGTCTTCCACGAGATCGTGACGGCCGCCGACGAACCGGGATAG
- a CDS encoding response regulator transcription factor yields the protein MDRRIFIVEDHSFVREMQARLINLQPGMTVCGTAESIEAALADLAALPDGADLVILDLSLFETSGFDLLATIRERWPNLPCVVHSGKPAIEFEAAALEAGAVGYVEKGDAISLLHIIRTTLDISESL from the coding sequence ATGGACCGCCGCATCTTCATCGTCGAAGACCACTCGTTCGTCCGGGAGATGCAGGCTCGGCTCATCAACCTCCAGCCTGGCATGACGGTGTGCGGCACGGCCGAGAGCATCGAGGCTGCCCTCGCCGACCTCGCGGCCCTTCCCGACGGCGCCGACCTCGTCATCCTCGACCTCTCGCTCTTCGAGACCTCGGGGTTCGACCTCCTCGCCACGATCCGAGAGCGCTGGCCAAATCTGCCCTGCGTCGTGCATTCCGGCAAGCCCGCCATCGAGTTCGAAGCGGCGGCGCTCGAGGCAGGAGCGGTCGGGTACGTGGAAAAGGGGGACGCCATCTCGTTGCTCCACATCATCCGAACCACCCTCGATATCTCAGAATCCCTATGA